The Natronolimnobius baerhuensis DNA segment TCGGGGCTGATGTTCATGGCCGTCGGCGTGATCTACAACGCCACCCACACCCGGATGGTCACCGATATGTCCGGGATGGCAGACCGCATGCCGGTCGCCGTCGGCATCCTCATCGCCGGCGCCTTCGGTTACATGGGACTGCCGCTGATGAGCGGGTTCGCCGCCGAGTACTTCATCTTCTTCGGCGCGTTCGGCTCGGACCTGCTCACCTACGCGCCGATCTTTACGGCACTGGCGATGTTCGGCATCGTCATCGTCGCTGGCTACCTGCTGTTTGCACTCCAGCGCGCCGTCTTCGGCCCGTATCACCTAGAAACCGACTACGAAGTCAGTCGCGCCCCACTGCACGATGTCGCCCCGATGTTCGTCTTGCTCGGGCTCATCATCGCCCTGGGTGTCGCGCCTGATCTGATCTTCGAGATGATTACCGACGCAGTCGATCCGCTCCTCGAGAGCGCAACCGGAGGTGAACTGTAATGGCGGTGTTCGACCTGCCCGCGTGGGCCGGCCTCGCACCGGCACTGATCCTCGCAGGGACGGCGATATTCCTGTTCCTCCTCGACAGTCTCTCGCGGCGGTCGATGAGCCGCGAGATACTCGCGGGAACGGCGACCGCCGGCGCGCTCGCGTCGCTCGGCGTTGCCGTCTGGTTTACCGTCGCCGGCGTCGGCGCGCCCGGCATGGAGAACGGACACGGCGTTATCACGCTGTTCGACGGCGGGAACGCCTTCGTCGGCGACGGCCTGTTCGTCGTCGACCAGCTCGCGCTGTTCTTCATGATCATCGTCGCGGTCGTCACCGCGCTGGTGGCCGTCGCGAGCTACGACTACATGGACGGCCACGCTCACCAGGCAGAGTACTACTCACTGCTGGTGCTTGCGGCGACCGGGATGTCGCTGATGGCGGCCGCCAACAGCCTCGTGACGATCTTCATCGCACTCGAGTTGGCGAGCCTGCCGTCGTACGCGCTCGTCTCGATTCTGAAGGACAATCGCGGCAGCGTCGAAGGTGGTTTGAAGTACTTCCTGATCGGCGCGGTGTCCTCGGCGATTTTCCTCTACGGAATTTCGCTGGTCTACGGCGCAACCGGCGTCATGCAACTCGACTTGATTGCCGACGAACTCGCCGGCGGCGACGTTGATCCGTACGGCGGCCTGCTGGGACTTGGTATCCTGATGCTGATCGGTGGCTTCGCGTTCAAGACCGCGAGCGTTCCGTTCCACTTCTGGGCACCCGAGGCCTACGAGGGCGCGCCGGCACCGATTTCGGCGTTCCTCTCCTCGGCCTCGAAGGCAGCCGGCTTCGTGATCGCGTTCCGCGTGTTCACGACCGCGTTCCCACTCGAGATCACGGGTGACGTCATCGGTGTCGACTGGACGCTCGCCTTTATCGTGCTCGCGATTGTGACGATGACAGTCGGGAACTTCGCTGCGGCAACCCAGCAAAACGTCAAGCGGATGCTCGCGTACTCCTCGATTGGCCACGCCGGCTACGCCCTGATCGGCCTCGCCGGACTGACGGCCGACGGGGGCGAACTCGTCATGGGTGCGGCAATGATGCACCTGCTGGTCTATGGCTTCATGAACACCGGTGCATTCCTGTTCGTCGCCCTCGCGGAGTACTGGGGCGTCGGGCGCACGTTCGAGGACTACAACGGCCTCGCACGACAGGCACCACTCGCCTGTGTGGCACTGGCCGTGTTCATGTTCAGTCTGGCCGGAATCCCGCCGTTTGGCGGCTTCTGGAGCAAGTACTTCCTCTTTACCGGCGCACTCGAGGCAGGATTGCTCGTCGTCGCCGCCGCACTGGTGGTCAACAGCGCACTCTCGCTGTACTACTACTCGCGGCTGGTCAAGGCGGTCTGGATCGAAGACCCAGTCGTCGACCGTGATTCGCTGGGACAGCCAACGGGGCTGTACGCCGCCATCATCTTCGCGGCCGTCATGACGGTCTTGTTGTTGCCCGGCTTCGGACCGGTCGTTGACGTCGCAATCGACGCGGCTGCAGCGATCATCTGATCGCCAGTCGCCTGTTGTTCGTTCGCACTGCTGATTTTGTGTCTCTGCGTTCGCACCTGAGCCATCGCATCGAGAAAGCGCAACCCGGTAGTTTTTACCCGACGGCGTTGCAAGCGGCGGTACATGGTTTTCCGGCTCGTACTCGGGTGCGGGACTGTCGGTCGCCAGGTCGTCGAACGGCTCGAGGCCGCAGCAGACAGTGATGATCGGCTGCTGGTCATTACGACCGACGAGAGCGTCGTTGAGGCGCTTCGCGATGAGAGTATTCCCGCACGGTCTGGTGATCCCACCGCGAGCGACGTCCTCGACGCACTCGAGTCGCCGGATGTGCTCTTCGTCGGCGGTGATCGAACCGACACGAATCGGGTGATCCTCGAGCGTGCCCGCGCGACGTTCCCGGGGGCGTCTATCGTCGCCTACGCGGGTGGCAATTCAGCGAGTCACGACCGGCGGGCGTTCGACGAGTATGCTGATGCAGTCGTCGATGCTGAGGGTGCACTCGTCGAACAGGTACTGGCCGAAACGGCGAGTCCACAGGCCAACACCGCCATCGGACTTCGCTATCATCTGCGCACAATTGACGGCCCGCTCGCGGTCGTCATGCACGACAATCCGGATCCTGATGCGATTGCGAGTGCCGTTGCACTCGTAGATATTGCCGAATCCATGGGTCTCGAGGCCGAGGCCTGTTACTTCGGGGAAATTTCCCATCAGGAGAACCGGGCGATGGTCAACTTGCTCGACCTCTCCCTTCGTAACCTGTCCCCGGCGGACTCACTCGAGGCGTATGGCTCGTTTGCATTGATTGACCACTCGCGGCCGGGGATCAACGACGGGTTGCCGACCGACCTCGAGGTGGATGTCGTCATTGACCACCACCCGCCGAGAGGGCCGGTTCCGGGGACGTTCGTCGAACTCCGCGAGCAAGTCGGGGCAACGAGTACGATTTTGACGGAGTACCTCGAGCAGTTCGATCTACCGTTCGACCGGGCGACAGCGACGGCCCTGTTGTACGGCATTCGGATCGATACGAGCGATTTCACGCGGGAAGTCGCCCCGGCGGATTTCCGTGCGGCATCGGTGCTGTGGCCCTATGCGGATACATCGTTGCTCGATCAGATCGAACAGCCGACAATCGAAGGCGACACACTCGAGACGATTGCGCGAGCAATCAAGAACCGCGAACAGCGAGGGGCGGTTGCTGTCGCAAGCGTTGGGCAACTCAGTAGCCGGGATGCTCTTCCACAGGCGGCAGACCAGTTACTCGCGATGGACGGCGTCGATACGACGCTCGTCTTTGGCTTTCGCGACGAGATGGCGTTTTGCTCGGCGCGCTCGCGGGCGACCGATATCGACCTCGGCGAGACGCTTCGCGATGCGTTCGACCGAATCGGAAGCGCAGGCGGCCACGCCGATATGGCCGGCGCACAACTCGAGATTGGCATTCTCGCCAGTGCTGATGACGAGGACGAGGTTGAATCGATTGTCAGCGTCGTCGAGGAAGTCATCACGAACCGCTTTTTCGAGGCAATCCGGACGCACCCGGGCACGCCGGTTGGGACCTATAGCCAGACCAGCGAGTGGTTGTTCACGCTCGAGGACTGATCGTACCAACTGAAACGATTTCCACACTGATCGTAACCGATCCTGCGATCAGGTGTGCAGTGACTTTCAACAGCGACTATCGGTTGCTCAATTTCATCTCTTTGATCACGACAGAAAGTGTCTAAGCACGGTACTTATCCGGGCAGAAGGCTTCAACGTGTATATGTGTGAACGGGACGGGGCTTCTGAACGGTCCTTCTGGGGAGAGACGGACGATATCGAGGCCCGCAAGCACTATCGCAGCCTCATCAATACGATTGACGACGGCATGTATCGACTCGACGCTGAGAATTGCCTCGTCTCGGTCAACGACACCCTCCTCGAGACAACCGGGTACACACGTACGGAACTGCTCGGAGAGCACGTATCCGTGCTTTTCGGAGACAACAGTGCGACGATCAGCCAGGAAATCGACCGTCTGCGAGCGACCGCCGCCGCCGACAGCACGGTCCTTGAGGTCACCATCGAGACCGCCGAGGGGGAACGGATTCGTTGTGACGTTCGGGTGAACGTACTCGAGACGGGTGAGACCACACAGGAAACAGTCGGACTCGTTCGCGAAGTTGATGACCGCGAACAGGCGAAAACGGACGCCACTGAAGCGACCTTTCGTCGACTGTTCGAGAACGTGCCCGGCAACTATCTCATCGTCCAACCTGACGACTACGAAATCGTCGCCGTAAGCGATGCGTATCTGGACGCGACGATGACCGAGCGAGCGGAGATGATAGGGAAGACCCTGTTCGAAATCTTCCCGAACAACCCCGACGATCCGGCCGAGGGTACTGGAAACCTGCGCGAGTCTCTCGATAGGGTCGCAGAGACTGGGGAAGCGGACACCATGTCGGTGACGCACTATCCGATCCCTGACCGCGAGTCCGGAAGCAACGAGTTCGAGGAGCGGTGGTGGACTCCGATCAATTCGCCGGTGTTTGATACGACTGGTGAACTCGATTATATCGTACACAGCGTTGAGGACATCACTCCAATCGTCCAAGAGCTCCAGGCGGAGGGCGAGCAGGAACTGCTACAGGATCCAGACACGGCGGATTCGCGGCTCGCATCTGACATCGTACTGCGTGGCCAGGAGTTGCTCCAAGAGGCAAAGCAAGAGGCGTACGAACAACTGCGCCAGAGCGAAGAACGCTTTCGCGCACTGGTTACCACCACGTCTGACGTGGTATTCAGTACGAACGCGGATTGGAGCGAGATGCACAGTTTGGAGGGGTCGGATTTCCTCGCTGACACCGACGAGCAAGAGCCGTCATGGGTTGAACAGTACGTTCCACCCGAAGACCAGCCACAGGTTCAAGATGTCATTGACGAAGCCATTCGCACGAAACGCAGCCTCGAGCTAGAACACCGAGTCGTTCGTGAAGACGGCACCGTCGCCTGGATCGTCTTGCGTGCCACACCGCTCGTGGATTCCGATGGCGAACTCACTGGATGGTTGGGTGCGGCGAACGACGTCACCGAGCGGGTCGAACGCGAGCGCTATCTCGAGGATGCCAAAGAGCGACTGGAGGCGGCGGCCGAAGCCGGCGCTGTTGGAACCTGGGAGTGGCATATTCCCGATGATCGAATGGTCACGAGTGCGTCGTTCGCCACGAAGTTCGGAATCGATCCCGACGCGGCTGCCGAGGGAGTCTCACTGGAGGAGTTCATCTCGGCTATCCACGATGAGGACCGCGAGCGAGTCAGACAGCAGATCGAGGACGCCATCGACTCTGGCGAGGAGTACGAAGCAGAGTACCGGGTGTGGGACGCTGACGGCGAACTTCGGTGGGTCGTCGCGCGCGGTCACGTCGAATGTGACGACGACGGAAATCCAGTCACGTTCCCCGGTGCACTGGCTGATATCACCGAGCGCAAGCGCTTCGAGCGACAACTTGCAGAATCCAACAAGCGCCTCGAACAGTTCGCCTACGCCGCCTCACATGACTTACAAGAGCCGTTGCGGATGGTGACGAGCTATCTCAAGTTGATCGAGCGCCGCTACGCGGACGAGTTTGACGAGGACGGCGAGGAATTCCTCGAGTTTGCCATCGACGGTGCCGACCGGATGCGCAACATGATCGAAGGACTGCTCGTGTATTCGCGGGTCGAAACGCATGGTGATCCCTTCGAGCCGGTCGATCTGGACGCCGTTCTCGCGGATGTTCGCCGGGACCTCGAGATGAAAATCGACGAGAGCGATGCCACAATCACGGCCGAGTCGCTCCCTCGTGTTGAAGGCGATCCAGGGCAGTTGCGTCAGGTATTCCAGAACCTGCTGTCGAACGCAATCGAGTACAGCGACGACGGCCAGCCACGGGTAGCGATTTCGGGTGTGCAGAACGGATCCGAGGTACTCGTCTCGGTCTCCGACAATGGAATCGGCATCGACCCAGATAACAGAGACCGTGTCTTCGAACTATTCCAGAGCCTACACGCCCAAGACGAACACTCGGGGACGGGGATCGGCCTCGCGCTCTGTAAGCGCATTGTCGAGCGTCACGGCGGTCGAGCGAGCGAAGCGAACTCGAGCTCGGCAGGCTCGCGAAGCGAGTCTGTCGGCGGCGATATCTGGGTCGAGTCCGAACCGGGCGAGGGGTCGACGTTCTCGTTTACGCTCCCCGCTGCACGCGATGACACTCCGTGAATTCACTCGATAGTCGCCACTAACTGTCTGTGGCTCCGATACCAGTACTTTTGCGCCCGGGCCTGTTAGGGTGTGTATGGAAGAGGTCGTATCAGATGGGCGAAAACCACGAGTAGAAGAGTACATGACGCGCGACGTGGTGACGGTCTCGCCCGATGCGACCGTCGGCGACGTCGCGGCCAGAATCGCCGAGAGTGACAAACACAGCGGCTTTCCAGTCTGTGAGCGCCGCCGCGTCGAGGGCTTTGTCAGCGCCCGCGATCTCCTGTTAGCCGACGACAACGACCCGATTTTCAGGGTGATGACGACCGATTTACTCGTTGCCCATCCCGAGATGAAAGTGACCGAAGCAGCACGTGTTATTCTCCGGTCTGGCATCCAGAAACTCCCTGTCGTCGACGACGCGGGCAACCTCGTCGGCATCATCTCGAACGCCGACGTGATCCGCAGCCAGATCGAACGCGCCACGCCCGAAAAGGTGGGCAAACTCATGCGCACGCTCGAGCAGATTCACGATATTTCACTCGAGCAGTCCCGTCGGACGGTGCCACTGCCTGAACTGACGCCGACACAGGGGCGCGTCTACGCCGACGAACTCGAAGGGAGACAGTACGAACTCGAGCGTGGACTGGCCGAACCGCTCGTCGTCATCGACAACGCTGGCTCGTTGCTGTTGGCAGATGGCCACCATCGCGTCCTCGCAGCGGATCGCCTCAAAATCGACGAGATGGACGCCTACGTGATCGTCATCGACTCGCCGGTCGACCTTGGAATGGCCAGAACGGCGAAAAAGGAAGGTCTCGAGTCGATTGCAGATATCGACGTTGTCGATTACGCACGGCATCCGCTCGTCCAGACGACGAAGCGACTGCAATCACCGGAGTAATCTCGAGACCGCCACGACTGGCAGTCTGGCGGTGCGTATCCAGCATCCGAGAGTGCTGGCTGTACAGTTATCCGTCGCGATGAAGTAGCCGGTTCGATGACTGAAACTGGCGCTGGACCATCTGCGGAGTCGAAACGCGTCCTTCTCGCGGGCGCAAGCGGCCGAACGGGCATCGAACTCCTCTCTGTCTTGCGACCGACCGACCTGACTGTCCGCGGGACCACCCGCTCGTATGCGACCGTCGAAACCCTCGAGCGCCACGGCGCAGACGAGGTGGTCGTCGCTGACTTTTTCGAACCGCGCGATGCCGTGACTGCTGTCGAGGACTGCGATATCGTCTACTGTACAGTTGGGACGCCGCCAAGCTATCGACACGTTACCGGCAGCAAACTGGTCGACCGAACCGGTGTCATCAACCTCGTGACGGCTGCGCTGGCATCCGACGTCTCGCATTTCGTCTTCGAGAGCGCAATCGGCGTCGGCAGCTCGAAACGCGGCCTTTCGCTTCCGGCCCGCCTCCTCATCCGGGGCTCACTGCGAGCGAAACAGGATGCTGAGAGCGCGCTCCGGCGATCCGGCCTGTCGTATACAATCGTCCGGCCGGGCACACTCACCGACGCACCCCCGCGGGGCGACCTCGTCGTCGGCGAGGGCGGCGACTCCGTCGCCGGATCGATCCCACGGGCCGACGTCGCACGGATCATGGCCGCTGCGCCGTTTACCCCCGCCGCACACAATCGCACACTCGAGGCCGTCAGCCGTGCTGGCCTCTCGGAAACGCCGCGCAACCTCGCCGATATCGACTGGGCATTCGACAAAGTCGACGTCGACCTCGAGCACCCACGCACCTAACTCGACATCCCCGTCCGAAAATCGCCGTACTCGAGGCGATTCCAATTTCTCGGGGGAACGTTTATCCCGATAATGGTCGATAATTTCAGTTGTTATGAGTGACGACCCCGACAGTGACGCCGACGGAGAACTCGAGGCACGACTCGAGGAACAGGACGCGTTCGATCCGCCCGAGTCGTTCGTCGAACAGGCGAACGTCAGGGACGAGGAAATCTACGAGACGTTCGAAGAGGAGTGGCCCGAGTGCTGGGAACAGGCAGCCGACCTGCTGTCGTGGGACAGTGAGTATGACACCGTCCTCGAGGATGACGACGAGCCGTTCTACGAGTGGTTTACGGGCGGAGAGTTGAATGCGTCCGCGAACTGTTTGGATCGTCACGTCGAGGATGGCGCGAAAAATCGTGCGGCGATCCAGTGGGAGGGTGAACTGGGCGAGACGCGCACGTACACCTACGGCGAGTTACTGAACGAAGTCGAAGCCTTCGCAGCAAGTCTTCGGGACCTTGGCGTCGAAGAAGACGACGTTGTGACGCTGTACATGCCGATGATCCCCGAGTTGCCGATTGCGATGCTCGCGTGTGCGCGAATTGGCGCGCCACACAGCGTCGTCTTTGCGGGCTTCTCCGCGGATGCACTCGCGACGCGGATGAACGCCGCCGAGAGTGAGTATCTCGTTACCTGCGACGGCTACTATCGCCGCGGCGATGCCCTGAACCACAAAGAAAAGGCAGACAAGGGTCTGCGTGGGGTCGACCACGACGTGACGAGCGTTGTCGTCGACCGGCTTGGCGACGAACTCACGCACTTCCTCGGCAGTAACGCCCACGACTACGGCGACCTCGTCGAGGAGCACGCGGGCGCATCTGTTGAGCCAGTCTCTCGTGACGCAGAAGACATGCTGTTCCTGATGTACACGTCGGGGACGACAGGCGAGCCGAAAGGCGTCAAACACACCACGGGCGGGTACCTCTCCTATGCGGCCTGGACGAGCCACGCTGTTCTCGACATCAAACCCGAAGACACCTACTGGTGTGCGGCCGATATCGGCTGGATCACTGGCCATTCCTACATCGTCTACGGGCCGCTCGCGCTGGGAACAACGACGATGATGTACGAGGGCACGCCGGATTACCCCGAGCGCGACCGTCTCTGGGAGATCATCGAGCGCAATCGCGTCGATATCTTCTACACCGCTCCAACCGCAATCCGCTCGTTCATGAAGTGGGGCGAGCAGTTCCCCGCCGAACACGACCTGTCCTCGCTGCGCCTCCTTGGCACCGTCGGCGAGCCAATCAATCCGCGCGCATGGAAGTGGTACTACACGCACATCGGCAACGAGGAGTGCCCCATCGTCGACACCTGGTGGCAGACCGAAACCGGCGGCATGATGATCACGACGCTGCCGGCGCTCACCACGATGAAACCCGGCACTGCAGGGCCGCCGCTACCGGGCATCGACGCACAGGTCGTCGACGCAGCAGGCCAGGAAGTCGAGGCCGGCAAAGCGGGCTACGTCACAGTCAATAAGCCGTGGCCGGGCATGCTCCGAACGCTGTACAACAATGACGACCGATTCCTCGAGGAGTACTGGCAGGAGTACTCCGACCCCGATAGCGACGAGTGGGTCTACTTCCCCGAAGACGGTGCGAAGATCGACGACGACGGCTACATTACGATCTTGGGCCGCGTCGACGACGTGATCAACGTCTCCGGGCACCGCCTCGGAACCATGGAGATCGAATCGGCCGTCGTCGGCGTCTCCGGCGTCGCCGAAGCCGCCGTCGTCGGCGGCGACCACGACGTCAAAGGCGAAGCCGTCTACACCTACGTCATCTTAGAGGACGGCCAAGAGGCAACCGAGTCCATGCGCGAGCGAATCGTCGAATCAGTCGAAGACGGCATCGGCCCGATTGCTCGCCCCGAGAGCGTGGTCTTCACGCCCGAACTACCCAAAACCCGCTCGGGTAAGATTATGCGCCGCCTCCTCGAGGATATCGCAAGCGGCAACGATCTGGGCGACACGTCGACGCTTCGCAATCCCGAGGTCGTCGACGAAATCGCAGGCCACGTCGACGACGAGTAACCTCGCGTCTTGGGCTTACTCGAGTTCGAACTCGTCCGAACGCTCGAGCATTGAGACGGTATAAAAGACGAGCGCGAGCGTGACAAGAAAGGTCGCGCTGACGACCGCGCCATAGAGCGCGAACGACCCTGGTGAGATCGCGACCGGCATCGCGAGAATCGTTGTTTCCTCGAGGCCGGTCCACGCCTGCACCGCGTAGCCAGCGCCCGCACTCAGTGCAGTGACGGCGATGATTGCAGCGAGACCGTACCCAAGCAGTCGACGCTGGTCGCTCGAGGTGGGATCGGAGTCGGTCGTTGTGGACGTTCCGGGAGTCATTGGACTGTCTCAGACGTCGCGGTCGATCACGAACTCGGTAAACTCCCGAAGTTTGCGATCCGTCTCGTCATCAAGTGGAAGGGTATCGAGTTCTGCACACGCAGTCGCGGCGATATCGAGGGCGCGCTCGCGGGCGTACTCGACGCTGTCAGTCTCCTCGAGAATCGCCAGTGCCTCGAGAATGTCGTCCTCGGTGTTGGTGTCGGCCGACAGGATGTCCCGAAGCCGGTCTGCAGTTTCAGGGTTGCTTTCGGACAGCGCGTGGATGACCAGCAGCGTCTTTTTGCCCTCGCGAACGTCGTTGCCGAACTCCTTGCCGAAGTCGCCGGCGCGGCCAAGTGAGTTTTCGACGTCTAAGATGTCGTCGCCGATCTGGAACGCGACGGCGGTCAGTTCGGCGTAGGTGGCCAGTGCCTGCTCGACATCGGCAGGCTGATCCGTCAGGATAGCTGCGAGTCGGGCGACGATCCGGCCGAGACAGCCGGTTTTGCACGCACACATCTCGAGGTACTGGTCGGTCGTAATGTCGACCTCGTGTTCGTTGTGCCAGTAGATGTCCATCCCCTGGCCGAGGTGGGTGCGGTTGAGTTCGTCCATGAGCATCTCGTAGGCGGCGAGGCGTTGCTCGGCGGGGAGGTCGGCTTGCGTCTGGGTGAGCAACTTGAGCGGCAGGAAGTACATCGCGTTGCCGGCGTTTAAGGCAACGTCCTGATCGTAGATGTGATGCAATGCTGGTTCGCCCCGGCGTTTGGTCGCCTCGTCTTCGACGTCGTCGACGATGATCGTTCCGTTGTGCAAAACCTCGGGGATACAGGCGTAGTGCAGGTACTCTTCGGGATCTTCGCCGAAGCCCTCGACGAAGACCAAAAAGAGCACGGCACGCCAGCGTTTCCCGCCCCGGTCGAGCAGTTCCCAGAGCGGGTCAGAAAGCGCCCGCTGTATCCCTGCTGAGTCGTACTCGTACGTTGGCTCGCCGAAGAACGTCTCGAGGTGTTCGTCGTCGATCTCCCGTGGGACGAGGTCTGCAATCGCCTCGTCGACGGCCGGCCGCCATTCGGCAAGCGTCTCCCGCATACATCCTCCGAGAGCGACCGGGGTAAAAAAGATTCAGTTTGTCGTGTCGATTCTTGCCTGCCATGTTCGGCGAGTCGCCAGTGCGCATCGGCGCACAACCGTATGCTTTTGAGCGGGCCGTGTGAAAGACCGGCTATGGATGCCGCGTGGAGTGGGCGCGACGAGTTCGCCGTCGGTGTCGTCGATTGCGACGCACCCGAGAGCGACCACGCCAGCGCGGTTGCAACCCTCGTTTCCGGTACCGACTGTCCGCAGGGACTCGAGTGTATCCGTGGGAACCTCGAGACCCTGCAGGATGCCGACCTCGACCTGCTGATCGCCGAGGGCGAGGGCGCGCTGTCGGCGGTTGCACGTTCTCCGCTTTCCCGCCCCGTCCTGCCAGTTGGCGACGTCTCCGGCATCGAAACCGTCGCTCGCGAGTACGTCCCCGCCGTGCTTCCAGTCGTTTTTGACGGTGGCGCACGCGAAGTCACTCACCCCGTGCTTTCGGCTGAAATCGTTGACGGAGATGGGACCGCTCTCGGAATCGAACAGGCACTGTTCGACGTGACGCTCGTGACTGATGAACCCGCACGCATCTCGGAGTTCGCTGTCCGAAGCCGGGGCGATACCGTCGCCTCATTTCGCGCCGACGGCGTCGTCGTCTCGACACCTGCCGGCAGCCACGGCTACGCCAGCACACTCGAGGCTCCACAGCTGTCTGCGGCTATCGACGCCGTCGCTGTG contains these protein-coding regions:
- a CDS encoding NAD(+)/NADH kinase, with the translated sequence MDAAWSGRDEFAVGVVDCDAPESDHASAVATLVSGTDCPQGLECIRGNLETLQDADLDLLIAEGEGALSAVARSPLSRPVLPVGDVSGIETVAREYVPAVLPVVFDGGAREVTHPVLSAEIVDGDGTALGIEQALFDVTLVTDEPARISEFAVRSRGDTVASFRADGVVVSTPAGSHGYASTLEAPQLSAAIDAVAVTPIAPFVTKTSRWVLPDDGVRLTVERDEGPIQVVADEQECTTIAVDGAVTVSATDALSTLAVPEDALESDA